A region from the Kryptolebias marmoratus isolate JLee-2015 linkage group LG9, ASM164957v2, whole genome shotgun sequence genome encodes:
- the phykpl gene encoding 5-phosphohydroxy-L-lysine phospho-lyase: MAEEKLKKEETLAMRLKLIGQSCRLFYSEDPVKIIRARGQYLFDENGRRYLDCISNVQHVGHCHPAVTKAAMAQMDVLNTNSRFLHDNIVLYADRLASTLPERLCVFYFVNSGSEANDLALRLAQQYTRREDVVVLDHAYHGHLKSLIDISPYKFRKLAGQKEWVHVAPLPDIYRGIYREDHPNPGQAYADTVKDLIEEIHQKGRQISAFFVESLPSVGGQIVLPEGYCSKVAEYVRSAGGVFVADEVQTGFGRLGSHFWGFQLQGADFCPDIVTMGKPMGNGHPLACVVTTKEVAAAFTANGVEYFNTFGGNPVSCAIGLAVLDVIEAEDLRGNATRVGTHLKDMLKKLQAKHEVIGDVRGVGLFVGLELISDRLKRTPATKTAARLVKRLKEEDQIFVSTDGPWENVLKFKPPMCFSLENADLVVRCIDHVLTDMNANELRLENEDI; the protein is encoded by the exons ATGGCTGaggaaaaacttaaaaaggaagaaacacTCGCTATGAGACTTAAATTAATCGG TCAGTCTTGTAGGCTCTTTTATTCAGAAGACCCCGTGAAAATAATCAGAGCAAGAGGACAATATCTGTTTGATGAAAATGGCAGGCGCTATTTAGATTGCATCAGTAATGTCCAACATG tgGGTCACTGTCACCCCGCTGTCACGAAAGCTGCCATGGCTCAGATGGACGTCCTGAACACCAACTCACGCTTCCTGCACGACAACATAGTCCTGTATGCAGACCGCCTGGCTTCCACCTTACCCGAGAGGCTGTGTGTCTTCTATTTTGTTAACTCTGG GTCAGAGGCCAACGATCTCGCCCTACGCTTGGCGCAGCAGTACACGCGACGCGAGGACGTCGTCGTGCTCGACCA CGCATACCATGGGCATCTGAAGTCCCTCATCGACATTAGTCCCTATAAGTTTCGGAAACTGGCGGGACAGAAAGAGTGGGTTCATGTG GCGCCCTTACCGGACATTTACAGAGGCATATACAGAGAGGACCATCCCAACCCGGGTCAAGCGTATGCCGATACCGTTAAAGACCTGATAGAGGAGATCCACCAGAAAGGTCGTCAG ATTTCGGCCTTCTTTGTCGAGTCGTTGCCGAGCGTCGGGGGACAAATCGTCTTACCCGAGGGATATTGCTCTAAAGTCGCAGA ATACGTGCGCTCGGCCGGCGGTGTGTTCGTGGCGGACGAAGTGCAGACCGGCTTTGGACGCCTGGGGAGTCATTTCTGGGGTTTCCAGCTGCAGGGAGCCGACTTCTGCCCGGACATCGTGACCATGGGGAAGCCGATGGGTAACGGGCATCCTTTGGCGTGCGTGGTAACCACCAAGGAGGTAGCTGCGGCGTTCACAGCTAATGGAGTGGAGTACTTCAACACG TTCGGCGGGAATCCAGTGTCGTGTGCGATCGGCCTAGCAGTGCTTGACGTGATAGAAGCCGAAGATCTGAGAGGAAACGCCACAAGGGTGGGAACGCACCTCAAAGATATGCTGAAAAAACTCCAAGCAAAACATGAAGTAATCGGGGACGTCAG AGGCGTCGGACTGTTCGTGGGACTCGAGCTGATTTCGGACAGACTAAAGAGAACTCCCGCCACCAAAACTGCTGCGCGGCTGGTGAAGAG GCTGAAGGAAGAGGATCAAATCTTCGTGAGCACGGACGGCCCCTGGGAGAAcgtgctgaagttcaaacctcCGATGTGCTTCAGCCTGGAGAACGCCGACCTGGTGGTGCGGTGCATCGACCACGTCCTCACTG ACATGAACGCGAACGAACTCAGACTGGAAAATGAAGACATCTAA
- the fam53c gene encoding protein FAM53C yields the protein MVTLITEQLGKQSLEEPYHKAFSFNASVSLPAVGSSPTIWWSTCKTKQETSSSTHLSSRAHVWADSCELDSPWPRSCSGEPLQGPEAAFADEAFQSSPPPPPKRHCRSLSVPEDLSQCRSTWHPSASKVWTPVKRGCHSRGASSLGSGASFLPLCGPSSSFTSSSLHSSSSPNFFSLALSSDSALSWGFPWDPCDALKGAHSASFGTHSSCSSSPAPLVSHSVLQRRFSLSPVHIQHPSVASLHPQPSPSSAPAYGFPGSEHPAPSPSPTSACSTPSSSRRDLHPALPRCHSQPCDMRKPRLKRRHDPDVLPCPRPGLDFSKMTQIGAYESLGCGTGDCVFPAVSQSEHRFTFSPAEILGRSSIGPLSESEEEEEERERTVLDVGKNIFERDCTELDLSLIEEN from the exons ATGGTGACACTTATCACGGAGCAGCTGGGCAAGCAGAGCTTAGAGGAACCTTATCACAAAGCTTTCTCTTTCAATGCCAGTGTG tcaCTACCTGCAGTGGGTTCCAGTCCTACCATCTGGTGGAGcacttgtaaaacaaaacaag AGACCAGCTCATCTACACACTTGTCGTCCAGGGCACATGTTTGGGCTGATTCCTGTGAGCTGGACTCCCCGTGGCCTCGCTCCTGTTCTGGAGAGCCGCTCCAGGGACCGGAGGCTGCCTTCGCAGACGAAGCTTTCCAGAGTTCCCCCCCGCCGCCTCCAAAGCGCCACTGCCGCTCCCTCTCCGTCCCAGAGGACCTGTCCCAGTGCCGCTCCACCTGGCATCCGAGCGCGTCCAAAGTCTGGACCCCGGTGAAACGCGGCTGCCATAGCCGAGGGGCGTCCAGTTTGGGGTCTGGAGCCAGTTTTTTGCCGCTCTGTGGGCCCAGCTCTTCCTTCACGTCCTCCTCTTTACACTCGTCCTCGAGCCCAAACTTTTTCAGCTTAGCGCTGTCCTCTGACTCTGCTCTGTCGTGGGGCTTTCCGTGGGACCCCTGCGACGCGCTAAAAGGAGCTCATTCGGCCTCGTTTGGGACACATTCCTCTTGCTCATCGTCTCCGGCCCCCCTGGTTTCTCACTCCGTCTTGCAGCGCCGCTTCTCCCTTTCTCCTGTGCACATTCAGCATCCCTCGGTGGCCTCCCTGCACCCGCAGCCCTCGCCTTCTTCTGCTCCCGCGTACGGCTTTCCCGGCTCGGAGCATCCGGCCCCGTCTCCGTCTCCCACTTCGGCCTGCAGCACGCCGTCCTCCTCCAGGCGCGACCTGCACCCCGCACTGCCACGATGCCACTCGCAGCCCTGTGACATGCGGAAGCCGCGCTTGAAACGGCGCCACGACCCAGACGTCCTGCCCTGCCCCAGACCCGGGCTTGACTTCAGCAAGATGACACAG ATTGGTGCGTATGAAAGCCTGGGGTGTGGTACGGGTGACTGCGTGTTTCCGGCAGTGTCTCAATCGGAGCACCGCTTCACCTTCTCCCCTGCTGAAATCCTGGGCCGGAGCAGCATTGGCCCTCTAAGCGAAAgcgaagaagaagaggaggaaagagaaagGACTGTATTGGATgttggaaaaaatatatttgaaagaGACTGCACAGAGTTGGACCTGAGCCTTATAGAAGAAAACTGa